TCTAGGCTGTGAGGGCAGTCTGAAGCATCTCACATATAACAATACTGTCTCTTCCTTGGTACATATAATCCTGATCTCCTACTCCTTTATAAACAACTTTTAAGATTTTACATACACTACATCCCTCAAAATGCTCTGTtcaaaagggagagagaacataCATTACTTGTTGAAAGCAAGGAATTCTGTAAACTGGTACTAGTCAAATATAGATATTATCTAATGAATTACGATTTATAACATGTCAAAGCATAAAACCAGTTGACAAGAGCAATATTCATGGCAACAATTTGTTAGCATAACTACAAGGCTTACTGTAATTTCATTCCAACACCTCTTTAGGAAAAGAACTTTAAATACAAAAATGGCTAATTTTCTCCTAaaagataacttttaaaaatatacaactaCTATCcattttttttactgtttcttACCATCACtatattatagaaaaaaaaggaggaaaggaagaaaataacaaagaaattagGTAGGAAAGGTGGATAATTTTGGTTAAATCTGAATTTAGTTCAGTCTTAATGACATTTCAGATGTAGACAGATCTAtactaaaaaaaatacattttcaaataaatattatttgttaGTTATCTGTTACAGGTTCTTATTATTTGTTGGTATATAAGGGTGATACTTTAATTGTAACAGGTACTAAATTTTACATCACCTTCCTAGAAAAAGAACTAGCACTGACAGGAATAAGTAATACCATAGAATAAAGCTCTGAATTTCTTAAATATAATTCTGTAAAAATATGATCAGCAATCAGCAAACCAATTTTCTGGCTTAATTGACAGGGACACTGCAATTTTTGTCATTCCAGtctttgaaaacagatttttcttctaAGTGGAAACAAATGGGGCTGGCTTTCAGTATTTAgaaaatacattacattttagtgtttttttttttttttttggagagagagagtaagaggggaagggggagaaagagaatgttcaatggagaaaatgcatgtgtggaggtcagagcacataCAAATATCAGTCGTTGCCTTTTACCTTCTAGTTGTTCCCACTTTATATAACAGGCTACCTGACCCACAAGCTTTTGAGGGTTCTGTCTGTACCTTCCATCTTGCTTTAGGATTTGGTATTACAAATGGTGCTATCACATCATGTTTTACACATGTTCAGGGAATCTAAGcttaggtcctcatgttttcacagcaaactttacccactgagtcatctctccagtaaCTGAAAATCCACTCTTTTTCAAAAAGAGAATAATCATTAGATTAAACAACCAGTATAACTAATAATTTTGTTGAGTGGCAAGAAAGGTGTAGTAATATAGATCAGAAATACCACAGATAAAATGAATACACTGAAATATGTCACATTGTAGCTTTTACTTTAATTCTGATTTTAAATAACAGTCAAACTTACCCGGACAAGTGCATCATCTATGATATGATCACGCCTGACTTTGAGTCTCAAATATGGATTCAactgctgtccttgaactaggcTGTAGAGAACAGTGATTCTGCGTTCACTGTACATGCGAATTCTATTATCGTAATATAATCCCAAATTCTTTGTGACAGCATTCAATATAAAGGGACAGGTCATGAAtgagaatttgttttctgtttcaactTTGAAAAAGGTATAATCTTTATCCATTTCTAGAACATCATTCAGTGGTTCGTTAATGAATTCTTCAAAGGAGATAAGTGGTTTTCGACAATCTAGAGTCTTAACACCAAGTTCAGTTTCTATTGGGTCCACTCGAGggcctttcttgtttcttctatCCTCTCCCAAAAGCTCCTGCAGTGTCAATTCACTGGACTCAGGTATGGgctcttcatcttcttcctcattGTGATTTGTGTCTACTTCCCCTCCTACTACATTTGCATAGTAAACCATTTTCAAACACTTTGAAGCAGCAACAATGGAATCATCATCATTCACTAGATTTCGGCTATTAAATTCATTGCTTATGACTTTGTAAGTAATAAGTTGCTGAAATGTTTCCATCATTCTCCGAATATGGTCTGCACTATATTTAGACCAAAGTCTAATCAGTTTTCCTTGAGCTGCAAGGGGTAGCTTACACATAGCTTTGCAAAATAATGGCAGGGCCATTTCCAGATATTCAGGACTGTGGAGGTTActattctccattacaataatgaaCAAATTGAGATAATTAGGATCTCGGGCATACACACTATGATATGTCAAGTCACATTCCACGTTAGGTGACAGATATACAAGTGCATTGAGAAAGGCAGTTTCTAATTGTTCATTAGCGAGCAAACGGGCGTAGACCCTTCTAATGGCATCAATATCCACAGTCACTTCATCAGGACCTAATTTTTGTACATTGTTGTCTCCCTGTGAGCTATCACCCATCCTTGAAGAAGATGCTTCTGAGTCTTCTTCCATAGCAGCAGCAGCGGCAGCGGCGGCGGCAGCGGCAGcggcggcggcagcagcagcggcggcggcagcagcagcagcagcagcagcagccttttctttttcatcttcatCCTTGTCTTCATCCTTTTCTTGAAGAGATTTCAATTCCTCCTTAGTGTGTTGTTTGACTTTCCGAAAGCTCAGAACCAATGCCTCAGCACTAGAAAAAATTCTTCCAATTACTCGAATTAAAGGGGAGTAATCATCACTCTCTGTACATACGTCAAGAATTTCATATACTTTCTCTTCAGTTAGGTAAATCACATctaaaaaatgggaagaaaaagaacatttattGTTGTAACATACACGTTTATTTTGTCGTAATAAGTCTTAGCAGAAAAAGCAAAATAGCTAAACATTCTGAGCTCGAAGAGTTAGAAATTTTCGAAAATAAATCTAATTTACCTATCAACACACTACATCTAGAAATTCCTTTTTCATTTAAGTACTACCAATAAACTCACCCTTTCTTTGGCATTCAACAgcatataattattaaaaatgtcaTGCTTTGAAATCAAGACATGTATTAGTATGTTTTATAGGtatgaacatacatatatatttggtATTTTATCAATATACTTTATTACAACCTTGATTAAGAGCTACTACACTAACATACTGAAAGCATTTTCCCTTGCATTGTTCTCAAAAGAGTAAGGAGGCGAAGTTTTATAAGTGTTCCTCAATGCAACTCTTTTTCTACTtccatatatattaaaatatatatatatatatgccttccAGCACTtacaaggcagaagcaggtggatctttgtgagttcagaagagttctaggatagccaagactGTCACACAGAAACACCTTGTCAGgacccagcccccccccccaataaaactaacaaaaactgCTTCATTATATGTACTACTCATTTCTTACAGGGTTTCTATTTTGTGACTGAGGAAAAGATACTACTACTCATGCAAACTCTTACATTAAAACTGCTGCTACTGCTACTACTACCTGTTACCATGATTAGAGGCAATTAAAAACAAGTGGGGGAGAAGCTAAGAAAGCAAAGACCAAAAGGACCAAAAGTACCAAAATTTATGTCTATTTTCTCTCAGGCACATAATTGGGATCATAAGCTTTCTAGCTTCCTTTATCTTTATAGTAAATGTCACTTTCAACAAAGGCTTTACCCTTTTTGGTTAacaaaagatattttatattattgaaaaaaaataaatggcattatatatactaaaatttagaaattaaatatcaaataataaTGCTGAAACCAAACTTAATCCTTTCATAGAAGAGTACTATTATCTATAATCATTAAATTGAATATTTAAGGGAGGATAATCTTACAGTTATGTTGAAAATCCATCCCTACCTTCACTGTGCCAAGTATTTCCTTATATACATTCAGCAAGTCAAaatcctttgtttaaaaaaaaattatttattttacatcctggctgtAGTTTCCCCTCCCgtttctctcctcccagtccctctccctcaTTCCCCATCTGTTCCTACCCTGAATCCACTCCTcagtttctgtttaggaaatgaCAGGTCTCCCATGtatatcaacaaaataatagcaTGTAAAAATCTTTACTGTGATTCATACATATTATTCAAGGTACCTTCTCAACAATAAGAGACAATATAAAATTCAAGTCATCATCGATGTAATGGTTTCCAAAAGATAAACCATGAAGCACtacactttatattttaaaaaccggACCTGCGGCCTGTTTCAAGAATATCAACACTTGTTTGTTTGATGTCTTGaattctttcttgaaaaaaactgtttttttacatatttatcaGGGGTAAGGGAATGATATCTATTTATTAGGGGTAAGGAGATGGCAGATGTGGTGGTGGGAGGATAACCTgaaggagttggttttctccttctacaatgTGAGTCCTAGTCATCAAACTCAAGCCATAAGGCTTGGCAGTAGGTACATGTACCTGCACGAACCAGCATGCCAATCCAAGCACTAATTCTTCAGTTTCTAAGAATAAGTAAGTATGAAAGCACTAACATGAAGTTTATTTCTCCTTATTCTAACTGAAAaatattatggtatcttctttgatcATTCAAATCTATCTAATTTCTCTGCAATGATACCAAAAACATGAATAAACGCCCTTTTAGGAGATAACATGTTTGACCCATAACATGCCAATATTTGTTCCAAGTAGTATCTGCTTCAAATGTTTAACTGACAActcgctctctctcctctctctctccctgcttccaccctctgtgtgtgtatatatataaaaagcaCTGCAATCAGAAATAAAAGCAGTTATAGTTTGGATATCAATGAACTCAAGATGTTCCTTTCTTAGCTTCCTGAATACCTGGCCTACAATGCCACTagacttatttaaaataaattcttaaaacataatattttatactCTAAAAAGTACAAAACAGCAAAAGTTTCATGTAAGAAAAAAGCTGTCATACACTAATTGATACATATACATCTAATTAGGTTGAACAAATACAATTATCAAAATGAAAGCAGTAATAAGATTATGCATGTATAATTCCtagtaaaaatattacaaaaatttgAGTGATCCGCAAAACaagaaatttcaaaaaagaaCACATGGGCAAAAACAAGACTAATATATCCATTATGTACTAGATTTTCCTATAGCAGCTGCATTCAACCATGGTGGCATACTGTATTTCATTTACTGTTGTTACTCTGTGATGCCCCTCTGTGGCAGAAACACACAAAATGGAGCCAACACAACTTTCATATTCAACATATTGATAGCATTCATCTATTTATTGATATGTGAGCAAATTCATGAAAAAGGACTGGCTATATATTTTGAGTAGCAAAGTTTCTGATTGTTCTATAGTTCTATTGTGGAAATAACAGTATTGAACATCCATGAGGGAAAAGTGGAAAGTTTTACAAGTTTCAAAATATTGGaccattttaaaaagaacagattttggggggatatagctcagttggtactgCTTATCTTGCATGTAAGAAGACCTGGCTTCCATTCCCAGTatcacataaaccaggtgtgatggcataATCCTTTCATTAAAAGCCCTAAgacaatttatatatatatatatatatatatatatatatatatatgtgtatatatattgaaactcaaatatgtgatgaatccaaggtatttcggtgagtgctcacctgtgcatgcaaatttgatttcatttttagtatgtagtaaagttatatgcttgccaaaaataaataataataataataataataataataagtgacatactggaagacaaatgtcacacaatttcaattttatgtgtaacctagaaatgatgaacttatgggagcagagagcagaattgtggctattaggcttcaatgtgggtcttttagcAACaaggaaatgattggtttaaggatataaaactgcagttggacaagaggcatggactctgtgatgtcttgaggtctactgagagcatgataaatatggttgataacaatatgctatattttaaaagttgtgagatagtatactttaagtgttctcaaaacaaaaatgatgaatatgtgtgatataacatgttaattggtttaatttagccatgccattgtgaacatactgtattatgtatcataattgtgaaTGACTTtattatgagctaaataaatgaatggaaaaaagaaaaaaagccttaaGACAGTCTCCcgtacaaaacaaaataaaaagttccaACAAGACCTGAGACCCTTGTGAGGATATCAAATGCCCGAGTTATAGAAGGTTGTATATGGAaaggaaaaattcattttttaggTAACTATTGCAAATATTTCCTTGTCctttaaaataggaaaacaaagactgccttacatttttttttttttaatatctaccTCTTATACTACAGTCCCTGGAGTTTCAGACTGCATACCAGGGTTCACTGTAAATGCAAAATATGTAGTAAACTTGTGGCCTAAGAAGCTATTAGGTACAATGGAAATTATTACAAGTTGAGATCAACTCATTTACATATCAACATTTAGAGTATAATCTGCTTTTGACTAAGAACTACTATatcaataaaatgcaataaagtaACTAATTCAATTATAACTGTTCATCACACCTTCCCAAAAGAATGGTTTTTACTATACTGTGATATCTTTAGGTCACAAAGAGGCAAGAGAACAAATGCAACACTTTTAATCTCTGATACAGCTTTTAATTAACTATTTTCAATTGAAAAGAGAATCTCTTACCTTTATAATCAGATTTAGCTCCTTTTCCATCCTTGTTCGTTTTTACCTCTGAGTTGTTAGTTGCACCTTTTGAGTTCTCAAGGTAGGCTGAGCTTGCTCCTTTCTTGGAGGGATGAGGATCACAGAGTTTTGCATTAATTTTATAAAGCTCAAGGGCTTTAATAGCTGCTGAATTGTTATCCATACGAAGAAAAGTTGGACAGGAAGCACAAAACTCATTCGTGCAGGCCTCATTTCCACAGCCCTCAGTTAACTGGTGGTAGTAGCGTTCTATTAGATGCTTTGCAGCTGCTCGCTTCCTGTACCAGACATTCAAACAATAAGCACAGTGATTAATATTGCTCAAAAACAAAGCCCAACAGATAAGACAAAAGTTAGCTAAGCGATGAAGCAATACACTAATTATTTAGTGTTA
The DNA window shown above is from Cricetulus griseus strain 17A/GY chromosome 3, alternate assembly CriGri-PICRH-1.0, whole genome shotgun sequence and carries:
- the Ube3a gene encoding ubiquitin-protein ligase E3A isoform X2 yields the protein MATACKRSPGESQSEDIEASRMKRAAAKHLIERYYHQLTEGCGNEACTNEFCASCPTFLRMDNNSAAIKALELYKINAKLCDPHPSKKGASSAYLENSKGATNNSEVKTNKDGKGAKSDYKDVIYLTEEKVYEILDVCTESDDYSPLIRVIGRIFSSAEALVLSFRKVKQHTKEELKSLQEKDEDKDEDEKEKAAAAAAAAAAAAAAAAAAAAAAAAAAAAAMEEDSEASSSRMGDSSQGDNNVQKLGPDEVTVDIDAIRRVYARLLANEQLETAFLNALVYLSPNVECDLTYHSVYARDPNYLNLFIIVMENSNLHSPEYLEMALPLFCKAMCKLPLAAQGKLIRLWSKYSADHIRRMMETFQQLITYKVISNEFNSRNLVNDDDSIVAASKCLKMVYYANVVGGEVDTNHNEEEDEEPIPESSELTLQELLGEDRRNKKGPRVDPIETELGVKTLDCRKPLISFEEFINEPLNDVLEMDKDYTFFKVETENKFSFMTCPFILNAVTKNLGLYYDNRIRMYSERRITVLYSLVQGQQLNPYLRLKVRRDHIIDDALVRLEMIAMENPADLKKQLYVEFEGEQGVDEGGVSKEFFQLVVEEIFNPDIGMFTYDEATKLFWFNPSSFETEGQFTLIGIVLGLAIYNNCILDVHFPMVVYRKLMGKKGTFRDLGDSHPVLYQSLKDLLEYEGNVEDDMMITFQISQTDLFGNPMMYDLKENGDKIPITNENRKEFVNLYSDYILNKSVEKQFKAFRRGFHMVTNESPLKYLFRPEEIELLICGSRNLDFQALEETTEYDGGYTRESVVIREFWETVHSFTDEQKRLFLQFTTGTDRAPVGGLGKLKMIIAKNGPDSERLPTSHTCFNVLLLPEYSSKEKLKERLLKAITYAKGFGML
- the Ube3a gene encoding ubiquitin-protein ligase E3A isoform X4, producing MLVSSGDQASMKRAAAKHLIERYYHQLTEGCGNEACTNEFCASCPTFLRMDNNSAAIKALELYKINAKLCDPHPSKKGASSAYLENSKGATNNSEVKTNKDGKGAKSDYKDVIYLTEEKVYEILDVCTESDDYSPLIRVIGRIFSSAEALVLSFRKVKQHTKEELKSLQEKDEDKDEDEKEKAAAAAAAAAAAAAAAAAAAAAAAAAAAAAMEEDSEASSSRMGDSSQGDNNVQKLGPDEVTVDIDAIRRVYARLLANEQLETAFLNALVYLSPNVECDLTYHSVYARDPNYLNLFIIVMENSNLHSPEYLEMALPLFCKAMCKLPLAAQGKLIRLWSKYSADHIRRMMETFQQLITYKVISNEFNSRNLVNDDDSIVAASKCLKMVYYANVVGGEVDTNHNEEEDEEPIPESSELTLQELLGEDRRNKKGPRVDPIETELGVKTLDCRKPLISFEEFINEPLNDVLEMDKDYTFFKVETENKFSFMTCPFILNAVTKNLGLYYDNRIRMYSERRITVLYSLVQGQQLNPYLRLKVRRDHIIDDALVRLEMIAMENPADLKKQLYVEFEGEQGVDEGGVSKEFFQLVVEEIFNPDIGMFTYDEATKLFWFNPSSFETEGQFTLIGIVLGLAIYNNCILDVHFPMVVYRKLMGKKGTFRDLGDSHPVLYQSLKDLLEYEGNVEDDMMITFQISQTDLFGNPMMYDLKENGDKIPITNENRKEFVNLYSDYILNKSVEKQFKAFRRGFHMVTNESPLKYLFRPEEIELLICGSRNLDFQALEETTEYDGGYTRESVVIREFWETVHSFTDEQKRLFLQFTTGTDRAPVGGLGKLKMIIAKNGPDSERLPTSHTCFNVLLLPEYSSKEKLKERLLKAITYAKGFGML
- the Ube3a gene encoding ubiquitin-protein ligase E3A isoform X3 — translated: MATACKRSPGESQSEDIEASRILHRTVKMLVSSGDQASMKRAAAKHLIERYYHQLTEGCGNEACTNEFCASCPTFLRMDNNSAAIKALELYKINAKLCDPHPSKKGASSAYLENSKGATNNSEVKTNKDGKGAKSDYKDVIYLTEEKVYEILDVCTESDDYSPLIRVIGRIFSSAEALVLSFRKVKQHTKEELKSLQEKDEDKDEDEKEKAAAAAAAAAAAAAAAAAAAAAAAAAAAAAMEEDSEASSSRMGDSSQGDNNVQKLGPDEVTVDIDAIRRVYARLLANEQLETAFLNALVYLSPNVECDLTYHSVYARDPNYLNLFIIVMENSNLHSPEYLEMALPLFCKAMCKLPLAAQGKLIRLWSKYSADHIRRMMETFQQLITYKVISNEFNSRNLVNDDDSIVAASKCLKMVYYANVVGGEVDTNHNEEEDEEPIPESSELTLQELLGEDRRNKKGPRVDPIETELGVKTLDCRKPLISFEEFINEPLNDVLEMDKDYTFFKVETENKFSFMTCPFILNAVTKNLGLYYDNRIRMYSERRITVLYSLVQGQQLNPYLRLKVRRDHIIDDALVRLEMIAMENPADLKKQLYVEFEGEQGVDEGGVSKEFFQLVVEEIFNPDIGMFTYDEATKLFWFNPSSFETEGQFTLIGIVLGLAIYNNCILDVHFPMVVYRKLMGKKGTFRDLGDSHPVLYQSLKDLLEYEGNVEDDMMITFQISQTDLFGNPMMYDLKENGDKIPITNENRKEFVNLYSDYILNKSVEKQFKAFRRGFHMVTNESPLKYLFRPEEIELLICGSRFSESRFPSIRRNYRI
- the Ube3a gene encoding ubiquitin-protein ligase E3A isoform X6, which gives rise to MDNNSAAIKALELYKINAKLCDPHPSKKGASSAYLENSKGATNNSEVKTNKDGKGAKSDYKDVIYLTEEKVYEILDVCTESDDYSPLIRVIGRIFSSAEALVLSFRKVKQHTKEELKSLQEKDEDKDEDEKEKAAAAAAAAAAAAAAAAAAAAAAAAAAAAAMEEDSEASSSRMGDSSQGDNNVQKLGPDEVTVDIDAIRRVYARLLANEQLETAFLNALVYLSPNVECDLTYHSVYARDPNYLNLFIIVMENSNLHSPEYLEMALPLFCKAMCKLPLAAQGKLIRLWSKYSADHIRRMMETFQQLITYKVISNEFNSRNLVNDDDSIVAASKCLKMVYYANVVGGEVDTNHNEEEDEEPIPESSELTLQELLGEDRRNKKGPRVDPIETELGVKTLDCRKPLISFEEFINEPLNDVLEMDKDYTFFKVETENKFSFMTCPFILNAVTKNLGLYYDNRIRMYSERRITVLYSLVQGQQLNPYLRLKVRRDHIIDDALVRLEMIAMENPADLKKQLYVEFEGEQGVDEGGVSKEFFQLVVEEIFNPDIGMFTYDEATKLFWFNPSSFETEGQFTLIGIVLGLAIYNNCILDVHFPMVVYRKLMGKKGTFRDLGDSHPVLYQSLKDLLEYEGNVEDDMMITFQISQTDLFGNPMMYDLKENGDKIPITNENRKEFVNLYSDYILNKSVEKQFKAFRRGFHMVTNESPLKYLFRPEEIELLICGSRNLDFQALEETTEYDGGYTRESVVIREFWETVHSFTDEQKRLFLQFTTGTDRAPVGGLGKLKMIIAKNGPDSERLPTSHTCFNVLLLPEYSSKEKLKERLLKAITYAKGFGML
- the Ube3a gene encoding ubiquitin-protein ligase E3A isoform X5, whose protein sequence is MKRAAAKHLIERYYHQLTEGCGNEACTNEFCASCPTFLRMDNNSAAIKALELYKINAKLCDPHPSKKGASSAYLENSKGATNNSEVKTNKDGKGAKSDYKDVIYLTEEKVYEILDVCTESDDYSPLIRVIGRIFSSAEALVLSFRKVKQHTKEELKSLQEKDEDKDEDEKEKAAAAAAAAAAAAAAAAAAAAAAAAAAAAAMEEDSEASSSRMGDSSQGDNNVQKLGPDEVTVDIDAIRRVYARLLANEQLETAFLNALVYLSPNVECDLTYHSVYARDPNYLNLFIIVMENSNLHSPEYLEMALPLFCKAMCKLPLAAQGKLIRLWSKYSADHIRRMMETFQQLITYKVISNEFNSRNLVNDDDSIVAASKCLKMVYYANVVGGEVDTNHNEEEDEEPIPESSELTLQELLGEDRRNKKGPRVDPIETELGVKTLDCRKPLISFEEFINEPLNDVLEMDKDYTFFKVETENKFSFMTCPFILNAVTKNLGLYYDNRIRMYSERRITVLYSLVQGQQLNPYLRLKVRRDHIIDDALVRLEMIAMENPADLKKQLYVEFEGEQGVDEGGVSKEFFQLVVEEIFNPDIGMFTYDEATKLFWFNPSSFETEGQFTLIGIVLGLAIYNNCILDVHFPMVVYRKLMGKKGTFRDLGDSHPVLYQSLKDLLEYEGNVEDDMMITFQISQTDLFGNPMMYDLKENGDKIPITNENRKEFVNLYSDYILNKSVEKQFKAFRRGFHMVTNESPLKYLFRPEEIELLICGSRNLDFQALEETTEYDGGYTRESVVIREFWETVHSFTDEQKRLFLQFTTGTDRAPVGGLGKLKMIIAKNGPDSERLPTSHTCFNVLLLPEYSSKEKLKERLLKAITYAKGFGML
- the Ube3a gene encoding ubiquitin-protein ligase E3A isoform X1 gives rise to the protein MATACKRSPGESQSEDIEASRILHRTVKMLVSSGDQASMKRAAAKHLIERYYHQLTEGCGNEACTNEFCASCPTFLRMDNNSAAIKALELYKINAKLCDPHPSKKGASSAYLENSKGATNNSEVKTNKDGKGAKSDYKDVIYLTEEKVYEILDVCTESDDYSPLIRVIGRIFSSAEALVLSFRKVKQHTKEELKSLQEKDEDKDEDEKEKAAAAAAAAAAAAAAAAAAAAAAAAAAAAAMEEDSEASSSRMGDSSQGDNNVQKLGPDEVTVDIDAIRRVYARLLANEQLETAFLNALVYLSPNVECDLTYHSVYARDPNYLNLFIIVMENSNLHSPEYLEMALPLFCKAMCKLPLAAQGKLIRLWSKYSADHIRRMMETFQQLITYKVISNEFNSRNLVNDDDSIVAASKCLKMVYYANVVGGEVDTNHNEEEDEEPIPESSELTLQELLGEDRRNKKGPRVDPIETELGVKTLDCRKPLISFEEFINEPLNDVLEMDKDYTFFKVETENKFSFMTCPFILNAVTKNLGLYYDNRIRMYSERRITVLYSLVQGQQLNPYLRLKVRRDHIIDDALVRLEMIAMENPADLKKQLYVEFEGEQGVDEGGVSKEFFQLVVEEIFNPDIGMFTYDEATKLFWFNPSSFETEGQFTLIGIVLGLAIYNNCILDVHFPMVVYRKLMGKKGTFRDLGDSHPVLYQSLKDLLEYEGNVEDDMMITFQISQTDLFGNPMMYDLKENGDKIPITNENRKEFVNLYSDYILNKSVEKQFKAFRRGFHMVTNESPLKYLFRPEEIELLICGSRNLDFQALEETTEYDGGYTRESVVIREFWETVHSFTDEQKRLFLQFTTGTDRAPVGGLGKLKMIIAKNGPDSERLPTSHTCFNVLLLPEYSSKEKLKERLLKAITYAKGFGML